In the Pygocentrus nattereri isolate fPygNat1 chromosome 19, fPygNat1.pri, whole genome shotgun sequence genome, one interval contains:
- the zgc:85843 gene encoding transmembrane 6 superfamily member 2 encodes MMALPLEIRVFILSLAAPFVLYTANNISSLLTPLAILGLEGAILITVFFMAYLCVQNEKTVDPLFYVFAVFSFTSVTDLLAALEQDGHIKGFMAFYINKGEPYLNTAYCIMMNYWNGVVHFVLLLMIVHCMRKGTPYRSIALVWASSMIATQIVFIPGIVIGKHAKSIYPAFWRNILFLVLPIWAAAKLYNRPRELPIIPADKVEEEQKKGPLSRPKELLLTLCLLGAMAFIVFRGFVALECALDICFTYIYQFEPYLKDNVAFSKVMMLVILFYALPMIMACVYGLNIPGCTWMLDWTLLLAGAIAQTQWAHIGASVHSRTSFTYRIPKDEWRLVMTLNVLFMAVPLLLALHVYRQPAFFMKTVPPGQANNDKKRK; translated from the exons ATGATGGCTCTTCCCCTCGAGATACGCGTTTTTATCTTGTCTCTGGCGGCACCGTTTGTCCTTTACACAGCGAATAATATCTCTTCACTGCTAAC GCCGCTGGCTATACTGGGACTAGAAGGAGCTATTCTTATCACTGTTTTCTTCATGGCCTACCTGTGTGTTCAAAATGAAAAGACAGTGGATCCTCTCTTCTACG TATTTGCAGTGTTTTCTTTCACCTCTGTTACTGACCTCCTGGCTGCCCTTGAGCAGGATGGCCATATCAAAGGCTTTATGGCTTTCTACATTAATAAG GGTGAGCCGTACTTGAACACAGCCTATTGCATTATGATGAACTACTGGAACGGAGTGGTGCACTTTGTCCTTCTCCTCATGATTGTCCACTGCATGCGGAAAGG GACACCATATCGGAGTATAGCTCTAGTTTGGGCTAGCTCCATGATAGCCACTCAGATCGTGTTCATTCCAGGAATAGTCATAG GAAAACATGCCAAGTCCATCTATCCAGCCTTTTGGCGCAATATCCTTTTCTTGGTCCTGCCCATATGGGCAGCTGCGAAGCTGTACAACAGGCCAAGGGAACTGCCCATCATTCCGGCAGACAAG GTTGAGGAGGAGCAGAAGAAAGGACCATTATCTCGTCCCAAAGAACTTCTCCTCACACTCTGTCTGCTTGGAGCCATGGCCTTCATTGTTTTCAGAGGTTTT GTTGCTCTTGAGTGTGCGTTGGATATCTGTTTCACCTACATTTACCAGTTCGAGCCTTACCTGAAGGACAATGTAGCCTTTTCCAAAGTTATG atgttggtcatcctcttctATGCCTTACCCATGATAATGGCATGCGTCTATGGGCTGAATATTCCGGGGTGCACATGGATGCTGGACTGGACTTTACTCCTTGCAGGGGCCATAGCTCAG ACTCAGTGGGCCCACATTGGCGCGTCAGTGCACTCCCGAACCTCCTTCACGTACCGCATCCCTAAAGATGAGTGGAGGCTGGTCATGACGCTTAATGTGTTGTTCATGGCTGTTCCTCTGCTGCTGGCTCTGCACGTCTACAGACAGCCAGCCTTCTTCATGAAAACGGTGCCACCAGGACAAGCCAACAATGACAAAAAGCGAAAGTAG